One window of Legionella pneumophila subsp. pneumophila str. Philadelphia 1 genomic DNA carries:
- a CDS encoding IS4-like element ISLpn3 family transposase, producing MDLAVEDTTAWSEAIFGSVALGDKRLTRRLIQIGKQLSSTPGGSLSGSCGGQDALIEGSYRFLRNKRVTANQIAEGGYQVTSWLSQSIPTLLAIEDTTTLSYTHQVKESLGDLGGPKEKSNRGFHVHTTMLMDAEQEKTIGLIAQERWCRDIKERGKKNHRRVRLYTEKESYKWEKNTRELENRLGSKMSDVISVCDREADIFEYIQYKLDHAQRFIVRASHNRKLEGSNCYLFQMLPSAVNLGIYTIEVAQKANRKKRQVTLELKTTSVTFSPSERRAKARELKPITLNVVIAKEKNPSESDCLEWILLTTEATTTLECTRKITRYYEMRWRIEDFHKAWKSGVGAEEQRMQSIENLEKMIVILSFVAIRLLQLKEYFEYPTTLVINDSSTSCDELLTDAEWKVLWNSVERKSLPEKIPTAAWAYKAIAKLGGWTDSKRTGKAAWSTIWKGWFRLQERVEGLRIANELMEM from the coding sequence ATGGACTTAGCAGTTGAAGATACTACAGCATGGTCGGAAGCTATTTTTGGTTCAGTTGCTTTAGGGGATAAACGACTTACTCGTCGGTTAATTCAAATAGGCAAACAATTATCATCGACGCCTGGTGGTTCTCTTTCAGGAAGTTGTGGAGGGCAGGATGCGCTTATAGAAGGTAGTTATCGTTTTTTACGAAACAAACGAGTCACAGCGAATCAAATTGCAGAGGGTGGTTATCAAGTAACAAGCTGGTTATCTCAGTCAATCCCCACGCTTTTAGCCATTGAAGACACAACCACGCTCTCCTATACCCATCAAGTAAAAGAATCATTAGGTGATTTAGGCGGTCCTAAAGAAAAAAGCAATCGAGGTTTTCATGTTCACACCACCATGCTCATGGATGCAGAACAAGAGAAAACAATAGGATTAATCGCGCAAGAACGTTGGTGTCGAGATATCAAAGAAAGAGGCAAAAAAAATCATCGACGAGTAAGGTTATATACAGAGAAAGAAAGCTATAAATGGGAAAAGAATACTCGGGAATTAGAGAATCGATTGGGTTCTAAAATGTCTGATGTGATTTCTGTTTGCGATAGAGAAGCTGATATTTTTGAATACATTCAGTACAAGTTAGACCATGCTCAACGTTTTATTGTTCGAGCGAGCCATAATCGAAAACTAGAAGGAAGTAACTGTTATTTATTTCAAATGTTACCTTCAGCAGTAAACTTGGGTATTTATACAATTGAAGTGGCTCAAAAAGCAAATAGAAAGAAACGCCAAGTGACTCTTGAGTTAAAAACAACATCTGTTACTTTCTCACCTTCTGAACGAAGAGCTAAAGCACGTGAATTAAAACCAATCACTTTAAACGTAGTAATCGCTAAAGAGAAAAATCCATCTGAAAGCGATTGCCTTGAATGGATTCTATTAACAACAGAAGCCACAACAACATTAGAGTGTACCCGAAAAATAACGCGATATTATGAAATGAGATGGCGCATTGAGGATTTTCATAAAGCATGGAAATCGGGGGTTGGTGCTGAAGAGCAGCGTATGCAATCAATTGAAAATTTAGAGAAAATGATTGTCATTCTCTCATTTGTAGCAATTCGATTACTCCAATTAAAAGAGTATTTTGAATACCCGACTACTCTAGTTATCAATGATAGCAGTACTTCTTGCGATGAATTGCTCACTGATGCTGAATGGAAAGTCTTATGGAATAGTGTTGAAAGAAAATCATTACCTGAAAAAATACCTACTGCTGCTTGGGCTTATAAAGCAATAGCCAAGTTGGGCGGTTGGACTGATTCCAAAAGAACTGGGAAAGCAGCTTGGTCTACTATCTGGAAAGGATGGTTCCGATTACAGGAACGAGTAGAAGGGCTTAGGATAGCTAACGAGTTGATGGAGATGTGA
- the murJ gene encoding murein biosynthesis integral membrane protein MurJ, with product MSSDKTLNVKATGIIALAVMCSRVLGLIREVLFNALFGSASMGIFLIAFRAPNLLRDLFAEGALSVSFITVFSKKIETEGEKSAWQLASKMLTLTSVFMSILCLFGIIFAKYLIFILAPGFSVKDAETTIFLTQLMFPFILLVSLAAIVMGMLNSKNVFGMPALASSFFNIGSILGGALCGWFIDPSFGERALIGLAIGTVIGGLLQLGVQFPSLRKVGFYFKPNFHWYDSGVRNTLILTIPAVIAASAVQINVLINSGFASYLGKEAVTWLNSAFRLMQFPLGVLGVAIATITLPVVSRLAATNNHSQFGSTLARAIRLAVFLTMPAAVGLWFFATPIISLIYEHGKFHASDSLQTAYALQFYALGLVAYSCIKVLSPAFYAIDKKWTPMIVSFATIILNIILNYFLIFKLSMGHRGLALSTTVSATVNFLVLYVLMTRLHNLQNRYLFNTILRCVLASAILGFMCQSIFAYGADFLYHPSFWIRAVSLAISISFAVLVYLSMCVILRVDEAKSIFMIIRHRLGFPIKFKSKQV from the coding sequence ATGAGTAGTGATAAGACACTAAATGTAAAAGCAACAGGGATCATTGCCCTTGCTGTTATGTGTAGTCGAGTATTAGGTCTTATTCGAGAAGTCTTATTCAATGCTTTATTTGGCAGTGCTTCCATGGGGATTTTTCTTATCGCATTCCGTGCGCCAAACCTTTTGAGGGATTTGTTTGCAGAGGGCGCTCTCTCCGTTTCTTTTATTACTGTTTTCTCTAAAAAAATTGAAACTGAAGGAGAAAAATCAGCTTGGCAGCTGGCTTCAAAAATGCTTACATTGACCAGTGTTTTCATGAGCATCTTATGTCTCTTTGGGATTATTTTTGCCAAATACCTCATTTTTATTTTAGCGCCTGGTTTTTCAGTGAAGGATGCTGAAACAACGATTTTCCTCACTCAATTGATGTTTCCTTTCATTTTATTAGTGTCTCTTGCTGCCATAGTAATGGGGATGCTGAATTCTAAAAATGTTTTTGGTATGCCTGCGTTAGCCTCGAGTTTTTTTAACATTGGCTCTATTCTTGGTGGCGCTTTATGTGGATGGTTTATTGATCCATCATTTGGAGAGAGGGCACTTATTGGTTTGGCAATCGGAACGGTAATAGGGGGACTTTTACAACTCGGAGTACAATTTCCCAGCTTAAGAAAGGTTGGTTTTTATTTTAAACCCAATTTTCATTGGTATGATTCTGGGGTTCGAAACACTTTGATTTTAACTATTCCAGCAGTGATCGCCGCAAGTGCAGTGCAAATAAATGTACTTATCAATTCAGGATTTGCCTCATACCTTGGAAAAGAAGCAGTAACATGGCTCAACAGCGCATTTAGACTTATGCAATTTCCACTTGGAGTGTTAGGTGTTGCTATTGCTACGATTACATTACCAGTCGTATCTCGTCTTGCTGCAACGAACAATCACTCTCAATTTGGATCAACACTGGCTCGCGCGATCCGTCTAGCGGTGTTTTTGACAATGCCAGCTGCAGTTGGACTTTGGTTTTTTGCAACCCCCATTATAAGCCTCATTTATGAACACGGAAAATTTCATGCGTCGGATTCCTTGCAAACCGCATATGCATTGCAATTTTACGCTCTTGGACTTGTGGCTTACTCATGCATCAAGGTGCTTTCACCAGCCTTTTACGCCATTGATAAAAAATGGACTCCCATGATTGTCAGTTTTGCAACCATTATCTTAAATATTATTTTGAATTATTTTTTAATTTTCAAATTGAGTATGGGGCATCGTGGACTCGCTTTGTCCACAACAGTTTCTGCTACTGTTAATTTTTTGGTTCTATATGTTCTCATGACCCGCTTGCATAATTTGCAGAATAGATACCTTTTCAACACTATATTACGGTGTGTTTTAGCATCTGCAATATTAGGTTTTATGTGTCAATCTATCTTTGCGTATGGAGCTGACTTCCTTTACCATCCTTCATTTTGGATACGTGCAGTTTCCCTTGCTATTTCAATTTCTTTCGCTGTCTTAGTGTATCTGAGCATGTGTGTAATCCTTCGAGTGGATGAGGCAAAGAGTATTTTTATGATCATTCGTCATCGATTAGGATTCCCTATTAAGTTCAAATCAAAACAGGTATAA
- a CDS encoding tyrosine-type recombinase/integrase, with the protein MKINKTNVENLPLPQAMEAGKTAQKRYYDDNLKGFGIRVTSGGAKAFFVEKFINKKRCRITLGHYPELTAEMAKNKALHLLGQIAMGIDPIAEKKATEVRDITLNQVFKDYLRTRKNLKPRTIDNYTHILDKAFTHWKSKPMLSITRDRIAKYHEKLGNEHGEAYANLAMRILRALFNFAAGQYEDNSGHSLFIDNPVKRLSQTRAWYRIEKRKTYIKSHELAAWYTSLQEIQNVTLRDYLLLILLTGLRRQEAATLKWSDLDLKAKTFTINTTKNNESHTLPLSDFLYDLLIARKEKAINDYIFPGSGTAGHIIEPRKTMAHVIKNSGVHFTVHDLRRTFITIAESLDIPAYALKRLMNHKMSSDVTAGYIIVDVERLRKPMQLITDYILKCVGVVKSADIIPIQPEKTELLK; encoded by the coding sequence ATGAAAATAAACAAAACAAACGTAGAAAACCTCCCTCTTCCTCAAGCAATGGAAGCAGGTAAAACTGCACAGAAGAGATATTATGATGACAACCTAAAAGGCTTTGGCATCCGTGTAACTTCTGGAGGAGCAAAAGCCTTTTTTGTTGAAAAATTCATAAATAAAAAACGCTGTCGCATTACTTTAGGACATTACCCAGAATTAACTGCTGAAATGGCAAAAAACAAAGCGCTACACCTTTTAGGTCAAATCGCTATGGGTATTGACCCCATTGCTGAGAAAAAGGCGACAGAGGTTCGAGATATTACTTTAAATCAAGTTTTTAAAGACTATCTAAGAACCAGAAAAAACTTAAAGCCTAGAACTATAGATAATTACACACACATATTAGATAAAGCATTCACCCATTGGAAAAGCAAACCGATGTTATCTATCACTAGAGATCGCATCGCCAAATACCACGAAAAGCTAGGTAATGAACATGGAGAAGCCTATGCTAATTTAGCTATGCGGATCCTACGAGCCTTATTCAATTTTGCAGCAGGCCAATATGAAGATAACAGCGGCCATTCCCTTTTCATTGATAACCCAGTAAAACGCCTCTCGCAAACTCGCGCCTGGTACCGCATTGAAAAACGAAAAACCTATATAAAATCTCACGAGCTAGCTGCCTGGTATACTAGTTTGCAAGAGATCCAAAATGTAACATTACGTGATTACCTGTTATTAATCTTATTAACTGGTTTACGCAGGCAAGAAGCAGCCACCTTAAAGTGGTCTGATCTCGACTTAAAGGCCAAGACATTCACTATCAATACAACCAAAAACAATGAATCCCATACTCTTCCGCTTTCAGACTTTCTTTATGATTTGTTGATTGCCAGAAAAGAGAAGGCCATTAACGACTATATCTTTCCCGGCTCGGGTACAGCAGGCCATATTATCGAACCTAGAAAGACAATGGCACATGTGATAAAAAATTCCGGTGTTCATTTCACAGTCCATGACTTGAGACGAACATTTATCACTATTGCCGAAAGTCTCGATATTCCAGCCTATGCTTTAAAACGTTTAATGAACCATAAAATGAGTAGTGATGTAACTGCCGGATACATCATTGTTGATGTAGAACGACTTCGAAAACCTATGCAGCTTATTACAGATTATATTTTAAAATGTGTGGGTGTAGTAAAATCCGCTGACATCATTCCTATCCAACCCGAAAAAACGGAGCTTTTGAAATGA
- a CDS encoding PDDEXK nuclease domain-containing protein, with product MNMPELPELLTAIRSILNQARTQLQQTVNHTMVQAYWNVGRLIVEHEQQGKSRADYGQQQIKLLSEQLCKEFGKGFKERNLRNMRNFYLMYPIWQTVSAKLSWSHYCALLRVEKQSAREWYMKETIENVWSVRALERQIDKLYYERLLSSKDKQPVIDEANSHIEPLKDDPKNYLRDPYILDFLNLPHASVLESNLEQALINNLQQFLLELGKGFAFVERQQRIATEDQDFYIDLVFYNFKLKCFLLIDLKIGKLTHQDVGQMDTYVRIYDQHRKSSDDNPTIGLILCSEKSEAVAKYSVLTESKQLFASKYLPYLPTEEELRAELERERAILNELPDIKQKN from the coding sequence ATGAATATGCCTGAACTACCCGAATTGCTTACAGCTATACGTTCAATACTAAATCAAGCACGAACCCAGCTACAGCAAACAGTTAATCATACTATGGTACAGGCTTATTGGAATGTTGGGCGTTTAATTGTTGAGCATGAGCAACAAGGTAAAAGTAGAGCTGATTATGGTCAACAGCAAATAAAATTATTATCCGAACAATTATGTAAAGAGTTTGGTAAGGGATTTAAAGAGCGTAATCTTAGGAACATGAGAAATTTTTATCTCATGTATCCAATTTGGCAGACAGTGTCCGCCAAATTGAGTTGGTCACATTATTGCGCATTGTTACGGGTAGAAAAACAGAGCGCGCGTGAATGGTACATGAAAGAAACTATAGAGAATGTTTGGAGTGTCAGGGCATTAGAGCGTCAAATTGATAAATTGTATTACGAACGCTTATTATCAAGTAAAGATAAACAACCTGTGATTGATGAAGCCAATTCTCATATTGAACCATTAAAAGACGATCCGAAAAATTACTTACGTGATCCTTATATTCTGGATTTTTTGAATTTACCACATGCTTCTGTATTGGAAAGTAATCTGGAGCAAGCGCTTATCAACAATCTTCAACAATTCCTATTAGAGCTTGGTAAAGGCTTTGCATTCGTAGAACGACAACAACGAATTGCAACAGAAGATCAGGATTTTTATATCGATTTAGTATTTTACAATTTTAAACTGAAATGCTTTCTACTTATCGACTTAAAAATAGGCAAACTTACTCATCAAGATGTTGGGCAAATGGACACTTATGTAAGGATTTATGATCAGCACCGTAAAAGCTCTGATGATAATCCTACTATCGGTTTGATTTTATGTAGTGAAAAAAGCGAAGCGGTTGCTAAGTATTCTGTGTTAACAGAAAGTAAACAACTATTTGCATCAAAATACTTACCCTACTTACCTACTGAAGAAGAGTTGCGTGCCGAATTAGAACGTGAACGCGCTATTTTAAATGAGTTACCTGATATCAAACAGAAAAATT
- a CDS encoding GNAT family N-acetyltransferase → MFFDDTYLDYKARVSYSLFCAKDFNETAAFIKANRILMTSTELAAYMLKPENYKYAIIARIKNSMVGIVLFTDFESEVFINHLYVSPIHRFKGIGSNLLKELKAFMGQRTVSYIDTSNNYMPWMEVLDVSKKAAVINQLGSFYKCSK, encoded by the coding sequence ATGTTTTTTGATGACACTTATTTGGATTATAAAGCCAGAGTTAGTTACTCTTTGTTTTGCGCTAAAGATTTTAATGAAACAGCTGCTTTTATCAAGGCTAATCGAATTTTAATGACTAGCACCGAGTTAGCTGCTTATATGCTGAAACCAGAAAATTATAAATATGCCATTATTGCTAGAATAAAGAATAGCATGGTGGGCATTGTCTTATTCACGGATTTTGAATCGGAAGTATTCATTAATCATCTTTATGTAAGTCCTATACATCGTTTTAAAGGGATCGGCTCAAATTTATTGAAAGAATTAAAAGCTTTTATGGGACAAAGAACAGTCTCTTATATAGATACAAGTAACAACTATATGCCTTGGATGGAGGTTTTGGATGTTTCCAAGAAAGCTGCAGTCATTAATCAATTAGGATCATTTTATAAATGTAGTAAGTGA
- a CDS encoding HAD family hydrolase, with translation MIDTIIFDFDGVILNSEPMHFEAIVQVLNQSGINLAYEEYMTHYLGLSDISLFPKILNDKGLAFSSTEIHQVIERKVRVYNELIENSEQLPMTPDLDWFLVRVARQYGKIGICSGSNRHSIIKILEKIHCGRLACYFKTIVSCEDVSLGKPSPEGYLLAAHRLQSKPENCLVIEDSEHGVAAAKAGGMLVAGLLTTLSRDLLANADMIVHDFKELDHLLNSH, from the coding sequence ATGATAGATACAATAATCTTTGATTTTGACGGTGTAATACTTAATAGTGAACCCATGCATTTTGAAGCGATAGTCCAAGTACTGAATCAATCAGGGATTAATCTTGCTTATGAAGAATATATGACTCATTACCTTGGGTTAAGTGATATCAGTTTGTTTCCCAAAATACTGAATGATAAGGGGCTTGCATTCTCCTCAACTGAAATACATCAAGTTATAGAACGCAAGGTCAGAGTTTATAATGAGTTAATCGAGAACAGTGAGCAATTGCCTATGACTCCTGATCTGGATTGGTTTTTAGTTCGAGTGGCTAGACAATATGGAAAAATCGGTATCTGCAGCGGATCCAATCGCCATTCCATAATAAAAATTCTTGAAAAAATTCATTGCGGTCGCTTGGCTTGCTATTTTAAAACCATTGTAAGTTGTGAAGATGTAAGCTTGGGTAAACCATCTCCAGAAGGTTATTTGCTTGCAGCACATCGTTTGCAATCCAAGCCTGAAAACTGTTTGGTTATAGAGGATTCGGAACATGGTGTAGCAGCTGCGAAAGCGGGAGGAATGCTGGTTGCGGGTTTACTGACAACACTGAGCAGGGATCTGTTGGCCAATGCGGATATGATTGTGCATGATTTTAAAGAACTGGATCATTTGTTGAACTCCCACTAA
- a CDS encoding GNAT family N-acetyltransferase, with protein MGIFLETKRLILKRVELSDLDLLVALRSDLEVMENTGYGGTQTIEEVREYLDFAIPYQEKHGMGFCLVFEKESGNFVGEAGLFHLLFDDKQSEIELGYHLHKKFWGKGYGTELAKALIQWGFQHLSVNKLISTAYPDNIASQKVLNKAGFDCMSKKQLPDGEELFWYEIYKNDSVELVPYDSQWPKIAEVEIKKLRKILPTNHVIDIQHVGSTAIPGMLAKPIIDIQITVDSLTAIKQTAIAVLKAYDYVYWAEDPDPEKMFFVKGMPPFGEKRTYHVHIIEPKSKRGHDRIIFRDYLIAHPEVAREYEQLKIELAHEYTYDREQYTDAKTQFIASVLGKALVTDQIQNLTKYKGINELLHQLLLQIQSILANEFVGMYIGGSLASDSFNSETSDIDCYIITSKMLSENMIGKIEEMHNQFYSSKLKYAKKIEASYVPQKDLVDFDPQGMRPYFNEGRYYLGHYGNNYLIELFVLREKGISIAGPDIKCLIQEISNQSLKAAIQKNLHEYWESNLIDFSKFKRSDYQVFTILTMCRTLYSLETGKITSKIEAAQWAMQHLDTKWEKLIELAAAWEPSQEINRLEETQNFVRYVLNKSREYQ; from the coding sequence ATGGGCATTTTTCTAGAAACTAAAAGACTAATACTTAAAAGAGTCGAATTATCCGATCTTGATCTGTTAGTAGCATTGAGATCTGATTTAGAAGTAATGGAAAATACTGGTTATGGGGGTACTCAGACAATAGAAGAGGTAAGAGAGTACTTAGATTTTGCTATTCCTTATCAAGAAAAGCATGGAATGGGATTTTGTCTGGTATTTGAAAAGGAAAGCGGAAACTTTGTTGGCGAAGCGGGTTTATTCCATTTGTTATTTGATGATAAGCAATCCGAAATTGAACTTGGTTACCACTTGCATAAAAAGTTTTGGGGGAAAGGCTATGGCACTGAATTAGCAAAGGCACTAATTCAGTGGGGGTTTCAGCACTTATCTGTCAACAAGCTCATTTCTACCGCCTATCCAGATAATATCGCTTCTCAAAAAGTCTTAAACAAGGCGGGCTTTGATTGCATGAGTAAAAAACAATTGCCTGATGGCGAGGAATTGTTTTGGTATGAAATTTACAAGAATGATTCCGTTGAATTAGTGCCTTATGATTCTCAATGGCCAAAGATAGCTGAAGTGGAAATTAAAAAGCTACGAAAAATCCTGCCAACTAATCATGTTATTGATATCCAACATGTTGGTAGCACAGCTATTCCAGGAATGCTGGCTAAGCCTATTATTGATATTCAAATTACTGTTGATTCTCTAACCGCTATAAAACAGACAGCGATAGCCGTATTAAAAGCCTATGACTACGTATATTGGGCCGAAGATCCTGATCCTGAAAAAATGTTTTTTGTAAAAGGGATGCCTCCATTTGGTGAAAAACGAACATACCATGTGCATATTATTGAGCCTAAATCAAAGCGTGGGCACGATAGAATCATTTTTAGGGATTATTTGATTGCTCATCCTGAGGTAGCGCGTGAGTATGAACAATTAAAAATAGAATTGGCACATGAATATACTTATGATCGGGAGCAGTATACCGATGCTAAAACACAATTCATTGCCAGTGTATTAGGCAAAGCTCTAGTAACTGATCAAATTCAGAACCTGACAAAATATAAAGGAATAAATGAACTACTACACCAGCTCCTCTTACAAATACAATCTATTCTAGCAAACGAATTTGTAGGTATGTACATTGGAGGTTCTCTCGCAAGTGATTCATTCAATAGTGAAACAAGTGATATTGATTGCTACATTATTACAAGCAAGATGCTTTCTGAGAATATGATCGGAAAGATTGAGGAAATGCACAATCAATTTTATTCAAGTAAATTAAAATATGCGAAAAAAATTGAAGCTTCCTACGTTCCTCAAAAAGATCTCGTAGATTTTGATCCCCAAGGCATGCGTCCTTATTTTAATGAAGGTCGCTATTACCTGGGGCATTATGGCAATAATTATTTAATCGAACTATTTGTACTAAGAGAAAAAGGAATTTCAATTGCAGGGCCCGATATAAAATGTTTAATCCAAGAAATATCCAATCAAAGTTTGAAGGCTGCTATACAGAAAAATTTGCACGAATATTGGGAGTCTAACTTAATTGATTTTTCAAAATTTAAACGCAGTGACTATCAGGTGTTTACAATTTTAACCATGTGCCGCACCCTTTATTCTTTAGAAACAGGCAAAATAACTTCTAAAATAGAAGCAGCACAATGGGCAATGCAGCATCTTGATACTAAATGGGAAAAGTTGATTGAATTAGCTGCCGCTTGGGAGCCAAGCCAGGAAATAAATAGATTAGAGGAAACGCAGAATTTTGTCAGGTATGTGCTGAATAAAAGTCGTGAGTATCAATGA
- a CDS encoding class I SAM-dependent methyltransferase, whose translation MSKLNKTRVYEVYDEIINWFDDARTKNLMESEYLNLIVNAIPPKSSILDLGCGTGEPIAQFFIEKGFKLTGVDGSQKMIELCRKRFPDERWIVSDMRDINLQQQFDVILAWHSFFHLDHDSQRNMFKIFESHTKPGGVLAFTSGEEEGEVWSDNGGQQLYHASLSTKEYESLLKNSSFKVLVHKVCDPECGEATVWVAQKI comes from the coding sequence ATGAGTAAGTTAAATAAAACTAGAGTCTATGAAGTATATGATGAAATCATTAATTGGTTTGATGATGCTCGCACTAAAAACCTCATGGAATCGGAATATCTTAATTTAATTGTGAATGCAATTCCTCCGAAGAGCTCAATTTTGGACTTGGGCTGTGGAACTGGAGAGCCTATAGCGCAATTTTTTATTGAAAAAGGCTTTAAACTTACTGGTGTTGATGGCAGTCAAAAAATGATTGAGCTTTGTAGAAAGCGTTTTCCAGATGAACGCTGGATAGTCTCAGATATGCGCGATATAAATTTACAACAACAATTCGATGTAATACTTGCATGGCATAGCTTTTTTCATCTGGATCATGACAGCCAACGTAATATGTTCAAAATATTTGAATCCCATACCAAACCTGGGGGAGTACTAGCATTTACTTCTGGAGAAGAAGAAGGCGAAGTCTGGAGTGATAATGGAGGCCAACAACTTTATCATGCATCTTTGTCGACAAAAGAATATGAAAGCCTTCTCAAAAATTCATCATTTAAAGTGCTGGTACATAAAGTCTGTGATCCTGAGTGTGGCGAGGCTACAGTTTGGGTAGCGCAAAAGATTTAA